A window of the Henckelia pumila isolate YLH828 chromosome 3, ASM3356847v2, whole genome shotgun sequence genome harbors these coding sequences:
- the LOC140888650 gene encoding uncharacterized protein produces MSLRQGDRSVVEYVSQFERGCHFVPLIADSPPEKMRQFVEGLRADIKHDVRMMDVATYEVAVSRALRSEEGRREMQREQQGKRQIQSGYQRPSSQPPAKKQFTRPAKGPNPQQRPQQQRPQQQRGGAPNAIGFPTCPKCQKMHSGLCLLGARVCYHCREPGHQIANCPRKKNMAGRVFVMQAEEADPDTSLITGEYVEDIVPTGGEDI; encoded by the exons atgagtctccgacagggggacaggtcagtggttgagtacgtgagccagttcgagaggggctgtcattttgtgcctctgattgcagacagtccaccggagaagatgaggcagtttgtggagggactgagagcggatatcaagcacgacgtacgtatgatggacgtcgctacatatgaggtggcagttagtagagcactgaggtcagaggagggtaggagagagatgcagcgagagcagcaggggaagagacagattcagtcggggtatcagcgaccatcttcgcagcctcctgcgaagaagcagtttactcggccggctaagggcccgaatccgcagcagaggccgcagcagcagaggccacagcagcagaggggcggggcccctaatgctataggttttcctacttgcccgaagtgtcagaagatgcattcgggactttgtctgttgggagcaagagtttgttaccactgcagggagccagggcaccagatagctaactgcccgaggaagaagaacatggctggtagagtgttcgtcatgcaggcagaggaggcagacccagacacctccttgatcaccg gtgagtacgtagaggacatagtacccaccggaggcgaggacatatga